From a region of the Balaenoptera acutorostrata chromosome 14, mBalAcu1.1, whole genome shotgun sequence genome:
- the PHF10 gene encoding PHD finger protein 10 isoform X3, which produces MAAAGGPGTALSPRPCDSDPATPGAQSPKDDNEDNSNDGTQPSKRRRMGSGDSSRSCDTSSQDLGFSYYPAENLIEYKWPPDETGEYYMLQEQVSEYLGVTSFKRKYPGLTALRSDEVIDLMIKEYPAKHAEYSVILQEKERQRITDHYKEYSQLQQQNTQKVEASKVPEYIKKAAKKAAEFNSNLNRERMEERRAYFDLQTHVIQVPQGKYKVLPTERTKVSSYPVALIPGQFQEYYKRYSPDELRYLPLNTALYEPPLDPELPALDSDGDSDDAEDGRGDEKRKNKGTSDSSSGNVSEGEGLPEGQDEPLQGRQRSRDKAAPPRRDASKRSVLSKPVPGYKPKVIPSALCGICLKGKESNKKGKAESLVHCSQCGNSGHPSCLDMTMELVSMIKTYPWQCMECKTCIICGQPHHEEEMMFCDVCDRGYHTFCVGLGAIPSGRWICDCCQQAPPTPRKVGRRGKNSKEG; this is translated from the exons ATGGCGGCGGCGGGCGGCCCCGGGACTGCGCTGTCCCCGCGGCCGTGCGACAGTGACCCGGCCACCCCCGGAGCGCAGTCCCCGAAG GATGATAATGAAGATAATTCAAATGATGGGACCCAACCATCCAAAAGGAGGCGAATGGGCTCAGGAGATAGCTCTAGGAGCTGTGACACTTCCAGTCAGGATCTTGG CTTTAGCTACTATCCAGCAGAAAATTTGATAGAGTACAAATGGCCACCTGATGAAACAGGAGAATACTATATGCTTCAAGAACAAGTCAGTGAATATTTGGGTGTGACCTCCTTTAAACGGAAATATCCAG GCTTAACAGCATTGCGCAGTGATGAAGTAATTGATTTAATGATAAAAGAATATCCGGCCAAACATGCTGAATATTCTGTCATTCTTCAAGAAAAAGAACGCCAACGAATTACGGATCACTATAAAGAATATTCT caatTGCAACAACAGAATACTCAGAAAGTTGAAGCCAGCAAAGTGCCTGAGTACATTAAGAAAGCTGCGAAAAAAGCAGCTGAATTTAACAGCAACTTAAACCGGGAACGTATGGAAGAAAGAAGAGCTTATTTTGACTTACAGACACAT GTTATCCAGGTGCCTCAAGGGAAGTACAAAGTGTTGCCGACAGAGAGAACCAAGGTCAGTTCTTACCCGGTGGCCCTCATCCCTGGACAGTTCCAGGAATATTACAAAAG GTACTCACCAGATGAACTGCGGTATTTGCCATTAAACACAGCGCTTTACGAGCCCCCCCTGGATCCTGAGCTCCCTGCTCTCGATAGCGATGGTGATTCAGATGATGCCGAAGATGGTCGAGGTGATGAGAAACGGAAGAATAAAGGCACTTCG GACAGCTCCTCTGGCAACGTGTCTGAGGGCGAAGGCCTTCCCGAAGGCCAGGACGAGCCTCTGCAGGGAAGACAGAGGTCCAGGGACAAGGCTGCTCCTCCACGAAGAGATGCTTCCAAACGTTCCGTGCTGTCCAAGCCAGTTCCTGGGTACAAG CCAAAGGTCATTCCAAGTGCTCTATGTGGAATTTGTCTGAAGGGTAAGGAGTCCAACAAGAAAGGGAAGGCTGAATCCCTTGTGCACTGCTCCCAGTGCGGTAACAGCG GCCATCCTTCTTGCCTGGATATGACCATGGAGCTTGTTTCTATGATTAAGACCTACCCATGGCAGTGTATGGAGTGTAAGACTTGCATTATATGTGGACAACCCCACCATGAAGAAGAAATGATGTTCTGTGATGTGTGTGACAGAGGTTATCATACTTTTTGTGTGGGCCTTGGTGCTATTCCATCAg GTCGCTGGATTTGTGACTGTTGTCAGCAAGCCCCCCCAACA
- the PHF10 gene encoding PHD finger protein 10 isoform X2, whose translation MAAAGGPGTALSPRPCDSDPATPGAQSPKDDNEDNSNDGTQPSKRRRMGSGDSSRSCDTSSQDLGFSYYPAENLIEYKWPPDETGEYYMLQEQVSEYLGVTSFKRKYPERRDLSHKEKLYLRELNVITETQCTLGLTALRSDEVIDLMIKEYPAKHAEYSVILQEKERQRITDHYKEYSQLQQQNTQKVEASKVPEYIKKAAKKAAEFNSNLNRERMEERRAYFDLQTHVIQVPQGKYKVLPTERTKVSSYPVALIPGQFQEYYKRYSPDELRYLPLNTALYEPPLDPELPALDSDGDSDDAEDGRGDEKRKNKGTSDSSSGNVSEGEGLPEGQDEPLQGRQRSRDKAAPPRRDASKRSVLSKPVPGYKPKVIPSALCGICLKGKESNKKGKAESLVHCSQCGNSGHPSCLDMTMELVSMIKTYPWQCMECKTCIICGQPHHEEEMMFCDVCDRGYHTFCVGLGAIPSGRWICDCCQQAPPTPRKVGRRGKNSKEG comes from the exons ATGGCGGCGGCGGGCGGCCCCGGGACTGCGCTGTCCCCGCGGCCGTGCGACAGTGACCCGGCCACCCCCGGAGCGCAGTCCCCGAAG GATGATAATGAAGATAATTCAAATGATGGGACCCAACCATCCAAAAGGAGGCGAATGGGCTCAGGAGATAGCTCTAGGAGCTGTGACACTTCCAGTCAGGATCTTGG CTTTAGCTACTATCCAGCAGAAAATTTGATAGAGTACAAATGGCCACCTGATGAAACAGGAGAATACTATATGCTTCAAGAACAAGTCAGTGAATATTTGGGTGTGACCTCCTTTAAACGGAAATATCCAG AGCGACGAGATTTGTCTCATAAGGAGAAACTGTACCTGAGAGAGCTAAATGTCATTACAGAAACACAGTGCACTCTAG GCTTAACAGCATTGCGCAGTGATGAAGTAATTGATTTAATGATAAAAGAATATCCGGCCAAACATGCTGAATATTCTGTCATTCTTCAAGAAAAAGAACGCCAACGAATTACGGATCACTATAAAGAATATTCT caatTGCAACAACAGAATACTCAGAAAGTTGAAGCCAGCAAAGTGCCTGAGTACATTAAGAAAGCTGCGAAAAAAGCAGCTGAATTTAACAGCAACTTAAACCGGGAACGTATGGAAGAAAGAAGAGCTTATTTTGACTTACAGACACAT GTTATCCAGGTGCCTCAAGGGAAGTACAAAGTGTTGCCGACAGAGAGAACCAAGGTCAGTTCTTACCCGGTGGCCCTCATCCCTGGACAGTTCCAGGAATATTACAAAAG GTACTCACCAGATGAACTGCGGTATTTGCCATTAAACACAGCGCTTTACGAGCCCCCCCTGGATCCTGAGCTCCCTGCTCTCGATAGCGATGGTGATTCAGATGATGCCGAAGATGGTCGAGGTGATGAGAAACGGAAGAATAAAGGCACTTCG GACAGCTCCTCTGGCAACGTGTCTGAGGGCGAAGGCCTTCCCGAAGGCCAGGACGAGCCTCTGCAGGGAAGACAGAGGTCCAGGGACAAGGCTGCTCCTCCACGAAGAGATGCTTCCAAACGTTCCGTGCTGTCCAAGCCAGTTCCTGGGTACAAG CCAAAGGTCATTCCAAGTGCTCTATGTGGAATTTGTCTGAAGGGTAAGGAGTCCAACAAGAAAGGGAAGGCTGAATCCCTTGTGCACTGCTCCCAGTGCGGTAACAGCG GCCATCCTTCTTGCCTGGATATGACCATGGAGCTTGTTTCTATGATTAAGACCTACCCATGGCAGTGTATGGAGTGTAAGACTTGCATTATATGTGGACAACCCCACCATGAAGAAGAAATGATGTTCTGTGATGTGTGTGACAGAGGTTATCATACTTTTTGTGTGGGCCTTGGTGCTATTCCATCAg GTCGCTGGATTTGTGACTGTTGTCAGCAAGCCCCCCCAACA
- the PHF10 gene encoding PHD finger protein 10 isoform X1 produces MAAAGGPGTALSPRPCDSDPATPGAQSPKDDNEDNSNDGTQPSKRRRMGSGDSSRSCDTSSQDLGFSYYPAENLIEYKWPPDETGEYYMLQEQVSEYLGVTSFKRKYPDLERRDLSHKEKLYLRELNVITETQCTLGLTALRSDEVIDLMIKEYPAKHAEYSVILQEKERQRITDHYKEYSQLQQQNTQKVEASKVPEYIKKAAKKAAEFNSNLNRERMEERRAYFDLQTHVIQVPQGKYKVLPTERTKVSSYPVALIPGQFQEYYKRYSPDELRYLPLNTALYEPPLDPELPALDSDGDSDDAEDGRGDEKRKNKGTSDSSSGNVSEGEGLPEGQDEPLQGRQRSRDKAAPPRRDASKRSVLSKPVPGYKPKVIPSALCGICLKGKESNKKGKAESLVHCSQCGNSGHPSCLDMTMELVSMIKTYPWQCMECKTCIICGQPHHEEEMMFCDVCDRGYHTFCVGLGAIPSGRWICDCCQQAPPTPRKVGRRGKNSKEG; encoded by the exons ATGGCGGCGGCGGGCGGCCCCGGGACTGCGCTGTCCCCGCGGCCGTGCGACAGTGACCCGGCCACCCCCGGAGCGCAGTCCCCGAAG GATGATAATGAAGATAATTCAAATGATGGGACCCAACCATCCAAAAGGAGGCGAATGGGCTCAGGAGATAGCTCTAGGAGCTGTGACACTTCCAGTCAGGATCTTGG CTTTAGCTACTATCCAGCAGAAAATTTGATAGAGTACAAATGGCCACCTGATGAAACAGGAGAATACTATATGCTTCAAGAACAAGTCAGTGAATATTTGGGTGTGACCTCCTTTAAACGGAAATATCCAG atttaGAGCGACGAGATTTGTCTCATAAGGAGAAACTGTACCTGAGAGAGCTAAATGTCATTACAGAAACACAGTGCACTCTAG GCTTAACAGCATTGCGCAGTGATGAAGTAATTGATTTAATGATAAAAGAATATCCGGCCAAACATGCTGAATATTCTGTCATTCTTCAAGAAAAAGAACGCCAACGAATTACGGATCACTATAAAGAATATTCT caatTGCAACAACAGAATACTCAGAAAGTTGAAGCCAGCAAAGTGCCTGAGTACATTAAGAAAGCTGCGAAAAAAGCAGCTGAATTTAACAGCAACTTAAACCGGGAACGTATGGAAGAAAGAAGAGCTTATTTTGACTTACAGACACAT GTTATCCAGGTGCCTCAAGGGAAGTACAAAGTGTTGCCGACAGAGAGAACCAAGGTCAGTTCTTACCCGGTGGCCCTCATCCCTGGACAGTTCCAGGAATATTACAAAAG GTACTCACCAGATGAACTGCGGTATTTGCCATTAAACACAGCGCTTTACGAGCCCCCCCTGGATCCTGAGCTCCCTGCTCTCGATAGCGATGGTGATTCAGATGATGCCGAAGATGGTCGAGGTGATGAGAAACGGAAGAATAAAGGCACTTCG GACAGCTCCTCTGGCAACGTGTCTGAGGGCGAAGGCCTTCCCGAAGGCCAGGACGAGCCTCTGCAGGGAAGACAGAGGTCCAGGGACAAGGCTGCTCCTCCACGAAGAGATGCTTCCAAACGTTCCGTGCTGTCCAAGCCAGTTCCTGGGTACAAG CCAAAGGTCATTCCAAGTGCTCTATGTGGAATTTGTCTGAAGGGTAAGGAGTCCAACAAGAAAGGGAAGGCTGAATCCCTTGTGCACTGCTCCCAGTGCGGTAACAGCG GCCATCCTTCTTGCCTGGATATGACCATGGAGCTTGTTTCTATGATTAAGACCTACCCATGGCAGTGTATGGAGTGTAAGACTTGCATTATATGTGGACAACCCCACCATGAAGAAGAAATGATGTTCTGTGATGTGTGTGACAGAGGTTATCATACTTTTTGTGTGGGCCTTGGTGCTATTCCATCAg GTCGCTGGATTTGTGACTGTTGTCAGCAAGCCCCCCCAACA